CGCCTTTTCAATGTCTTTTGTCCACAGTGAAGCACCGAGGCCGAATGGCGTCTGGTTGGCCAGCCGGATGGCGGAGGCTTCGTTATCCGCGGTGATCACAGCGGCAAGGGGGCCAAAGGTCTCCTCTTCAAAGGCCGTCATTCCCGGTTTAACGCCGGTCAGCAATGCCGGGATGAAATTACAGCCATTCCTTTCGCCGCCTGCCAGCAACGTGGCGCCCTGTTCCATGCTCTTTTGCATTTGTTTTTCAAGCTCTTCCGCCAGGTCCGGCCGCGCCATGGGGCCGGTATCCGTATCGGCCGCAAAAGGATCGCCCTGGTTCAGGGAAGTGATCAGCGATTGCACCTGCTGAATGAAATCATCCGCCACCGCTTTCTCCACGATCCATCGCTTGGCGGCGATGCAGGACTGGCCTGCGTTCTGCATGCGTGCTTTTACGGCGGTCTTTGCCGCTTCTTCGAGGTTAGCGTCTTTCAGCACAATGAAAGGATCGCTGCCGCCCAGTTCCAGCACGGATTTCTTGATGTATTTACCGGCCAGTTGCCCAACACTCATGCCGGCAGGCGTACTGCCGGTCAGTGTTACCCCGTGTACACGCGGGTCTGCAACAAGCGGCTCCATGTCCTTGGAGGATACCAGCACCGTCTGGAATGCACCTTCCGGAAAGCCCGCTTCGCGGAATATATCTTCAATGGCCAGCCCGCAGCCACTCACATTGCTGGCATGTTTCAGGATGACGGTATTGCCTGCCAGCATATTCGGGATAGCAAAGCGGAACACCTGCCAGTATGGGAAGTTCCAGGGCATGATGGCCAGCACGATCCCTTTCGGCTCAAACGCCGCGTAGCTCCTGCGCCCGTCCGATTCTATCAGGCGGGGTTGCAGCATGGGTTGGATGTGCTGTGCATAATATTCGGCCGTAACGGCGCATTTGAGCACTTCCGCTTTGGCTTCTTTCAACGTTTTGCCCATCTCCCGGCTGATCAGCGAGCCATACGCCGTGGCGTTGTTCTTCAGCAGGGTAGCCGTCTGCAGCATCCAGGCGGCGCGCTGTTCCAGCCCGGCCTGTTTCAATGCCGCGAAAGCCTTCCAGCCATCCTGCATTTTCTTCTCGATCTCCGCTTTGGTGTGGGCGGCGTATTCCGCAATGGTTTCCTGCGTATATGGGTTGATGCTTTTGAATGCCATGTAATAAAGTTAAGGATTTTGCACGGCCCGTACACTTGTTCAAAAGCTGTAACTTCGCCATTCTAATGAACGGAAATATGTCGCTCGGAAAATGGAACATCGCTATCATGGCGCTTTGTACAGGCCTGATAGTAGCCAATATCTATTATAGCCAGCCACTGCTGGTACTGATCAGTCAGGAGTTCAATGTTACGGAAAGCAATGCGGGGCAGGTGACCTTTTTTACCCAGATCGGGTATGCGCTGGGCCTGCTGTTCTGTGTGCCGCTGGGGGATAAGCTGGAGCGCAAGCGGCAGATCGTCTTCATGACCGGTTGTGCCGTAGCTGCATTGATCGGCGCCGCCATTTCCATGAATGTGACGATGCTGAAGATCATGGGTTTCATTATCGGTTTTACGTCCATCGTGCCGCAGCTGATACTGCCGTTGAGCGCTTCCCTGGCCGCGCCGGAGCGGAGGGGCAAGGTGATCGGCGTGATCATGAGCGGCCTGCTGATCGGTATCCTGCTGTCCAGGACCGTAAGCGGGGTGGTAGGAGAGCATCTGGGCTGGAGGGCGATGTTCTGGATCGCCGGTGGGTTGTCTTTTGTGATGATGATGACGATGATCTTTTCTTTTCCCCAAAGCCGGTCATCTTTTACCGGCAGCTATGGAGCGCTGATGCGTTCGCTGCTGACACTGGCGAAGGAGCAGCCTTTGCTCAGGGAAGCCTCGCTGATCAATGCCTGCGGATTTGCCGTTTTCGGGCTGTTCTGGACCACATCCGTCTTTCTGCTGTCCAACCCTCCGTACAGCTTCGGCAGTGATGTGATCGGGCTGATGGGGCTTGCCGCGGCCACGGGGGCGCTTGGGGCGCCGCTCATCGGGCGGATAGCGGACAGGAAGAACCCGCGTATCGCCATCGGTTACGGGATCGCCTGCATACTGGCGGGCTATGTGATCTTCTGGTTCTTCCGGAACAGCCTCATCGGTATCGTAGCCGGTATCGTGCTGCTGGACCTGGGTTTGCAGGGCGTGCATGTCTCCAATCAAACCCGCATCTACGCCCTGCTGCCGGAAGCGAGGAACAGGATGAACACGGTGTTCATGACAGTGAGCTTTATCGGCACTTCACTGGGTTCGGGCATTGGGTTGTGGGTATGGGATATCGGGAAGTGGGCCGGTGTCTGCATAGCAGGTGTGGGGATCATGCTGCTGGCGATATTGGTGTATGGGATGACGTATAAGCGGTAGGGGTGCTGAAGAACTGTACATCTAAAAAGTATTATCTTTATTATGATAACAGGATGCCCAACAAGAAAAAATCGATGTTACAGGTAACTGATAAAATATCTATTGCCAGTAGTAAGGGAATGGATCGTCTTCGAAGAGACATTTACCGCGCTGATATTGAAAAGCTAAAACTTTTTACGCAGATGCTCCGGACCAACAATTTACTGAAGAGGGCCAAAGTAACTCACAAGTAACATATAAATGTTGCCCCTGTGCTTACTTCGATACAACCCAATGAAATACCTGATTGTTATATCGACATTTCTGCTCACCAATTGTAGTAACACCTATAACAGCATGGACTATAAAAGTATCGCTGAAAGCATCATTAGTCTGAAAAATGCAGACCTGGAACTTCGGGACAAGCTTATTCAAAACGGGCAACTCTCAGAAGGATACAACGAGGAAATGGCGCAATTGCACAACAGGAATGCGGAAATACTAAATGATATCATAGACTCCATCGGTTATCCAACAACTGACAAAGTTGGCAAAGAAGCCAGCGAAGCCGCCTGGCTGGTAATACAACATTCGATCGGCCGGCCTGACTTTATGAGAAAATGTGCGGTGCTATTGGAGAAGGCAGTTATTGAAAACAAGGCAAATCCGAGAAGTTTAGCTTACCTGGCTGACCGGATAGCTGTGCTCGAAGGGAAACCACAACTTTATGGAACGCAGTTTGACTGGGACGAAAAAGGAGCATTAAGTCCCAATCTTTTTGATGATGTCGTCAAAGTAAATCAAAGACGGGAATCTGTCGGATTTAACACACTGGAAGAACAGACCGTAATCATAAGAAAACAGGCGGAGAATGAGCGTCAGTCGCCACCGGAAGATTTTAAGATAAGGAAAGAAGAAGTTGATGAATGGAGAAGAACGGTGGGGTGGATAAAATAGAAACTGCTACTGACACAGAGTTTGC
This genomic stretch from Chitinophaga sp. XS-30 harbors:
- a CDS encoding NAD-dependent succinate-semialdehyde dehydrogenase gives rise to the protein MAFKSINPYTQETIAEYAAHTKAEIEKKMQDGWKAFAALKQAGLEQRAAWMLQTATLLKNNATAYGSLISREMGKTLKEAKAEVLKCAVTAEYYAQHIQPMLQPRLIESDGRRSYAAFEPKGIVLAIMPWNFPYWQVFRFAIPNMLAGNTVILKHASNVSGCGLAIEDIFREAGFPEGAFQTVLVSSKDMEPLVADPRVHGVTLTGSTPAGMSVGQLAGKYIKKSVLELGGSDPFIVLKDANLEEAAKTAVKARMQNAGQSCIAAKRWIVEKAVADDFIQQVQSLITSLNQGDPFAADTDTGPMARPDLAEELEKQMQKSMEQGATLLAGGERNGCNFIPALLTGVKPGMTAFEEETFGPLAAVITADNEASAIRLANQTPFGLGASLWTKDIEKAARLATLIDSGNVFVNAMVRSDARLPFGGVKQSGYGRELSLEGVHEFLNIKTVYIQ
- a CDS encoding DUF6624 domain-containing protein yields the protein MDYKSIAESIISLKNADLELRDKLIQNGQLSEGYNEEMAQLHNRNAEILNDIIDSIGYPTTDKVGKEASEAAWLVIQHSIGRPDFMRKCAVLLEKAVIENKANPRSLAYLADRIAVLEGKPQLYGTQFDWDEKGALSPNLFDDVVKVNQRRESVGFNTLEEQTVIIRKQAENERQSPPEDFKIRKEEVDEWRRTVGWIK
- a CDS encoding MFS transporter, whose product is MSLGKWNIAIMALCTGLIVANIYYSQPLLVLISQEFNVTESNAGQVTFFTQIGYALGLLFCVPLGDKLERKRQIVFMTGCAVAALIGAAISMNVTMLKIMGFIIGFTSIVPQLILPLSASLAAPERRGKVIGVIMSGLLIGILLSRTVSGVVGEHLGWRAMFWIAGGLSFVMMMTMIFSFPQSRSSFTGSYGALMRSLLTLAKEQPLLREASLINACGFAVFGLFWTTSVFLLSNPPYSFGSDVIGLMGLAAATGALGAPLIGRIADRKNPRIAIGYGIACILAGYVIFWFFRNSLIGIVAGIVLLDLGLQGVHVSNQTRIYALLPEARNRMNTVFMTVSFIGTSLGSGIGLWVWDIGKWAGVCIAGVGIMLLAILVYGMTYKR